One region of Aeromicrobium sp. Sec7.5 genomic DNA includes:
- a CDS encoding MCE family protein yields MSIRQWIAFGVVATVAIAMLVGVRGSDKEVTAYFSSAVGLYPKDEVRVLGVKVGTVTKVEPQGEVVKVTLKIDDDQPIPADAQAAIIAPNLVNGRFVQLAPIYDGGKKLTDGDEIPVERTAVPISFDEVKQELTDLSTALTANEAGQAPLSDVITALDGNLAGGTAQSLATSLASLREAATDLSSDSGDIFTTIDQLNTFTENLVVNDVALRSATQDLETFAGTLDGSSEQIGAAISTLQVALADVGAFVQQNRATVATTFDQLVPVAETVANQSNDLAQLLHLAPAAVENFYGTVENSAITGRLALANLNSTGELLCGLVLSIGPNAEACRQALSPLFDLLGLEPLPLSPGTAELSQPETESTPQAPAATSPAPTNPLVQLLAPFGLLTTGGAP; encoded by the coding sequence GTGAGCATTCGTCAGTGGATCGCCTTCGGCGTCGTCGCGACCGTGGCGATCGCCATGCTCGTCGGCGTGCGTGGCAGCGACAAGGAGGTCACCGCCTACTTCTCGTCCGCGGTAGGCCTCTACCCGAAGGACGAGGTGCGTGTCCTGGGCGTCAAGGTCGGCACGGTCACGAAGGTCGAGCCCCAAGGCGAGGTCGTGAAGGTGACCCTCAAGATCGACGACGACCAGCCGATCCCCGCCGATGCGCAGGCGGCCATCATCGCGCCGAATCTCGTGAACGGTCGATTCGTCCAGCTCGCGCCGATCTACGACGGCGGCAAGAAGCTCACGGACGGTGACGAGATACCGGTGGAGCGCACTGCCGTGCCGATCTCGTTCGACGAGGTCAAGCAAGAGCTGACCGACCTATCCACGGCACTGACAGCCAACGAAGCCGGACAGGCTCCGCTCTCGGACGTCATCACGGCGCTCGACGGAAACCTGGCCGGCGGCACGGCCCAGAGCCTGGCGACCTCGCTCGCCTCACTGCGCGAAGCAGCCACCGACCTCTCCTCCGACAGTGGTGACATCTTCACCACGATCGACCAGCTGAACACCTTCACCGAGAACCTCGTGGTCAATGACGTCGCTCTGCGGAGCGCGACGCAGGATCTGGAGACCTTCGCCGGCACCTTGGACGGAAGCTCGGAACAGATCGGCGCCGCGATCAGCACGCTCCAGGTGGCTCTGGCCGACGTCGGCGCCTTCGTCCAACAGAATCGAGCGACCGTCGCGACCACCTTCGACCAGCTGGTTCCGGTGGCCGAGACGGTGGCCAACCAGTCCAATGACCTGGCACAGCTCCTCCACCTCGCACCTGCCGCTGTCGAGAACTTCTACGGCACGGTCGAGAACTCCGCCATCACCGGTCGGCTGGCCCTGGCCAACCTGAACAGCACAGGAGAGCTCCTCTGCGGACTGGTGCTTTCGATCGGTCCCAACGCCGAAGCGTGTCGACAGGCTCTCTCCCCCCTCTTCGACCTCCTCGGCCTCGAACCCTTGCCGCTCTCACCGGGGACTGCGGAACTGTCACAGCCCGAGACTGAGTCGACGCCGCAGGCCCCGGCCGCGACGAGCCCGGCGCCGACCAATCCACTCGTCCAGCTGCTCGCACCGTTCGGTCTGCTGACGACAGGAGGAGCACCGTGA
- a CDS encoding MCE family protein, whose amino-acid sequence MTRRTSLAIVAALFASGCMAHPNEVALPGQAALGDDGYTVKATFDSVDNLVPNSAVQRDDVVIGTVTGVEVEDWKAVVTMRLLDDVKLPGNASFTVGQKTLLGAQFVDVVDPAEPSGTLAEGASVDQTVTGVYPATEDILAAVSLLLNNGGLSQLSTITTELNTTLADRVPQTRDAITQLNDLTTTLDNRRGEIVATLESLNSLAGQVAAQKETVTTAISSISPGLEALENQRADLVSTTTALGQFSAVTNQLINTSQEALLANLGALEPLLADLEASGDALPRSLDLLLTVPFPVSTTQNALKGDYANLFITLDASVPSLASAFLGPTLNPPSNIDPSAAAPDSGLSQTLDEMLQQLTTPGAAAPGPTATTPAPNTGEATPPTPAPCNLLSQLLGMC is encoded by the coding sequence ATGACCCGCCGCACGTCCCTGGCGATCGTCGCCGCTCTCTTCGCGAGCGGATGCATGGCTCACCCCAACGAGGTGGCCCTGCCGGGGCAGGCGGCCCTCGGCGACGACGGCTACACGGTCAAGGCGACCTTCGACTCGGTCGACAACCTCGTGCCGAACTCCGCCGTCCAGCGGGATGACGTCGTCATCGGGACCGTCACTGGCGTCGAGGTCGAGGACTGGAAGGCCGTCGTCACGATGCGACTGCTCGACGATGTCAAGCTCCCCGGGAACGCCAGCTTCACCGTCGGTCAGAAGACCCTCCTGGGCGCCCAGTTCGTGGACGTCGTCGACCCCGCAGAGCCTTCAGGCACCCTCGCCGAGGGGGCGAGCGTCGACCAGACCGTGACCGGCGTCTACCCCGCGACCGAGGACATCCTCGCCGCCGTGTCATTGCTGCTCAACAACGGCGGACTCTCGCAGCTCTCCACCATCACCACGGAGCTGAACACCACGCTTGCCGACCGGGTCCCCCAGACACGTGACGCGATCACCCAGCTCAACGACCTCACGACCACCCTCGACAATCGGCGCGGTGAGATCGTCGCGACCTTGGAGTCCCTCAACTCCCTCGCCGGCCAGGTGGCCGCGCAGAAGGAGACGGTCACGACCGCCATCAGCTCGATCTCACCGGGACTCGAGGCCCTCGAGAACCAGCGGGCCGACCTCGTCTCGACGACCACGGCCCTCGGGCAGTTCAGCGCGGTGACCAACCAGCTGATCAACACGAGCCAGGAAGCACTGCTCGCCAACCTCGGTGCACTGGAGCCGCTGCTCGCCGACCTCGAGGCCTCCGGAGACGCGCTCCCGCGCTCCCTCGACCTGCTGCTCACGGTGCCGTTCCCGGTCTCGACCACTCAGAACGCGCTGAAGGGGGACTACGCGAATCTCTTCATCACCCTGGATGCGTCCGTGCCGTCGCTCGCCTCGGCATTCCTCGGACCGACGCTGAACCCGCCGTCGAACATCGATCCGAGTGCGGCGGCGCCCGACTCCGGACTCTCACAGACCTTGGACGAAATGCTTCAACAACTCACGACGCCCGGGGCCGCGGCACCGGGGCCCACGGCGACTACGCCGGCTCCGAACACCGGAGAGGCGACCCCGCCGACACCCGCACCGTGCAACTTGCTCTCGCAACTCCTGGGGATGTGCTGA
- a CDS encoding MCE family protein — protein MLTRRARAQLIIFAILGGSALVFATLVYGDAPRSTGVTHTSVTIEFDDVSGLYPRALVSYRGVKVGQVDSLDFRDDGVSVKVYLEKGADVPTDVQAQIKSTSAIGEQFIDLLPQSAEGPYLAGGDTIPASQTSGLLQITPVLESADALVESVPLEQTANLLDQLEVAIGGSGQDFSQIVDDSNEILDAAQQRVLATTGLIENLDPVIDSQLALAESTAAALRSLAGLTTQLSLSDQDLESLLDNAPLALDETGALVKDLESSVPATLQSAESVAEVVNVYEDYLRQTIITYPALQSRLQSVLLPHANAGEAKLDLRTNLGDPPPCLEGYLPVSQRRDPADLSDVEAAPLHCQAPATSESAVRGARNTPCPNDPTRRSATPIGCGLVFDGSLPATAASVPLPTGDATPGMLELLGAASTGGGSASWTTLLTGPVAR, from the coding sequence ATGCTGACCCGGCGCGCGCGTGCGCAGCTGATCATCTTCGCCATCCTGGGCGGCTCTGCACTGGTCTTCGCGACCTTGGTCTATGGGGACGCTCCGCGATCGACAGGCGTCACCCACACGTCGGTCACCATCGAGTTCGACGACGTGAGCGGTCTCTATCCCCGCGCCCTCGTCTCCTACCGCGGTGTCAAGGTCGGTCAGGTGGATTCGCTCGACTTCCGTGACGACGGCGTCTCGGTGAAGGTCTACCTCGAGAAGGGCGCCGACGTGCCCACGGACGTGCAGGCGCAGATCAAGAGCACCTCGGCGATCGGTGAACAGTTCATCGATCTTCTCCCGCAGAGCGCCGAGGGGCCTTACCTCGCCGGAGGAGACACCATCCCGGCTTCACAGACCTCCGGTCTGCTGCAGATCACCCCGGTCCTGGAGAGCGCCGACGCATTGGTGGAGTCGGTCCCGCTCGAGCAGACCGCGAACCTTCTCGACCAGCTCGAGGTCGCGATCGGCGGGTCCGGTCAGGACTTCTCGCAGATCGTGGACGACTCGAACGAGATCCTCGACGCGGCACAGCAACGCGTGCTGGCCACGACCGGACTCATTGAGAACCTGGACCCGGTCATCGACTCGCAGCTCGCGTTGGCGGAGTCGACCGCGGCAGCGCTGAGGTCGTTGGCGGGCCTCACCACCCAGCTGAGCCTCAGTGACCAGGACCTCGAGTCGCTCCTCGACAACGCACCGTTGGCCCTCGACGAGACAGGAGCCCTGGTGAAGGATCTGGAGTCCTCGGTCCCGGCGACGCTCCAAAGTGCCGAGTCCGTCGCCGAGGTGGTCAACGTGTACGAGGACTACCTGCGCCAGACGATCATCACCTATCCGGCGTTGCAGTCCCGGCTGCAGAGCGTTCTGCTTCCTCACGCCAATGCCGGGGAGGCCAAGCTCGACCTCAGGACGAATCTGGGCGACCCACCCCCGTGTCTCGAGGGCTACCTCCCGGTGTCGCAGCGCCGCGACCCGGCGGACCTGTCCGACGTGGAAGCCGCCCCGCTGCACTGCCAGGCTCCCGCCACCAGCGAGTCCGCAGTCCGCGGCGCCCGGAACACGCCCTGTCCCAACGACCCGACTCGTCGATCGGCCACGCCGATCGGATGTGGCTTGGTGTTCGACGGGTCGCTGCCGGCCACTGCGGCTTCGGTGCCGCTTCCCACGGGTGACGCGACACCGGGGATGCTGGAGCTGCTCGGTGCCGCGTCGACCGGTGGCGGATCGGCGTCGTGGACGACCCTGTTGACCGGGCCGGTGGCCCGGTGA
- a CDS encoding ABC transporter ATP-binding protein, whose protein sequence is MGVEVRVEGLTKKFGSQVIWNDVSLTLPAGEISVMLGPSGTGKSVFLKTVIGLLKPDKGHVWIEGTDIANCSEKDLYEIRKLFGVLFQDGAMFGSMDLYDNVAFPLREHTKKSESEIRQVVMDKMELVGLTGAENKLPGEISGGMRKRAGLARALVLDPEILLIDEPDSGLDPVRTAYINQLFIDLNAQIDATFLIVTHDINTARTVPDNIGLLYHKHLAMFGPREMLLSSTEPVVAQFLNAQRVGPIGMSEEKDADELAAESGIDMPPLPPIPVQLEPSDGRPRRGQREPGKWCRDNGITPPPGSFGAHESLV, encoded by the coding sequence GTGGGTGTTGAGGTCAGGGTCGAGGGTCTGACGAAGAAGTTCGGGTCGCAGGTGATCTGGAACGACGTGTCGTTGACGCTTCCCGCGGGTGAGATCTCGGTCATGCTGGGCCCCTCGGGTACCGGCAAGTCGGTGTTCCTCAAGACCGTGATCGGTCTGCTGAAGCCTGACAAGGGTCATGTGTGGATCGAGGGCACTGACATTGCGAACTGTTCGGAGAAGGACCTCTACGAGATCCGCAAGCTGTTCGGGGTGCTGTTCCAGGACGGGGCGATGTTCGGCTCGATGGACCTCTACGACAACGTGGCGTTCCCGCTGCGTGAGCACACCAAGAAGTCGGAGTCGGAGATCCGTCAGGTCGTGATGGACAAGATGGAGCTGGTGGGTCTGACGGGGGCCGAGAACAAGCTCCCCGGTGAGATCTCCGGCGGCATGCGCAAGCGTGCGGGCTTGGCGCGTGCGTTGGTGCTTGATCCGGAGATCCTGTTGATCGACGAGCCGGACTCGGGGTTGGACCCGGTCCGCACGGCCTACATCAATCAGCTGTTCATCGACCTGAACGCGCAGATCGATGCGACGTTCCTGATCGTGACCCACGACATCAACACCGCCCGCACCGTCCCGGACAACATCGGTCTGCTCTACCACAAGCACCTGGCGATGTTCGGTCCCCGCGAGATGCTGCTGTCCAGCACCGAGCCGGTCGTGGCGCAGTTCCTTAACGCCCAACGGGTCGGTCCGATCGGGATGTCGGAGGAGAAGGACGCCGACGAGCTCGCCGCGGAGTCCGGCATCGACATGCCGCCCCTGCCCCCGATCCCGGTCCAGCTCGAGCCCTCCGACGGCCGTCCCCGCCGCGGCCAGCGTGAGCCCGGCAAGTGGTGCCGCGACAACGGCATCACCCCGCCCCCCGGCTCGTTCGGCGCGCACGAGTCTCTCGTCTGA
- a CDS encoding NAD(P)/FAD-dependent oxidoreductase, translated as MDDGRVLIVGASHASAQLCASLRQEGWSGEILLVGDEPSLPYQRPPLSKTFLAGTSTLDELLIRKPEFYGKQEVTFRQARVTAITRSARTVELADGGALTYDHLVLCLGARPRRLSLPGSDLAGVHYLRDAADIGGIRDGLTPSSHVVIIGAGYIGLETAACLRDLGATVSVLEAADRVLQRVTAPEVSAFYDRVHREAGVDLRLGVGVAAIEGDDHVEGVRLADGDLIAADMVIVGIGVVPNVELADEAGVAVDDGIVIDGHGRTNDPHIFAAGDCATFLDRRYGRQIRLESVPNAVEHAKTVAATICGKDKEIAALPWFWSDQFDLKLQIAGLNTGFDEIVLRGDPAAGRGFACFYFNGGQLIAADCVNRPQEFAFAKRALTQGLSPNRDLLADPDTVLLSLLTAAPVTAG; from the coding sequence ATGGATGACGGCCGAGTACTTATCGTCGGAGCGAGCCACGCGAGCGCCCAGTTGTGTGCGAGCCTGCGCCAGGAGGGCTGGTCCGGGGAGATCCTCCTGGTCGGTGACGAGCCCTCGTTGCCCTATCAGCGCCCGCCGCTGTCGAAGACTTTTCTAGCCGGCACGTCGACCCTGGACGAGCTGCTGATCCGGAAGCCGGAGTTCTACGGCAAGCAGGAGGTCACCTTCCGCCAGGCTCGAGTCACGGCCATCACCCGCTCCGCGCGAACGGTGGAGCTGGCAGACGGTGGGGCCCTCACCTACGACCACCTCGTGCTGTGCCTGGGTGCACGGCCACGCCGTCTGAGCCTGCCGGGGTCAGACCTGGCCGGAGTGCATTATCTGCGTGATGCCGCCGACATTGGCGGCATTCGCGATGGGCTCACCCCCTCGAGCCACGTGGTGATCATCGGGGCTGGATACATCGGCCTGGAGACGGCGGCGTGCCTTCGAGACCTGGGGGCCACGGTGTCGGTGCTTGAGGCGGCCGACCGAGTCCTGCAGCGGGTCACGGCTCCCGAAGTCTCCGCGTTCTACGATCGCGTGCACCGTGAAGCGGGCGTCGACCTGCGGCTGGGCGTCGGGGTAGCCGCGATCGAGGGCGACGATCACGTGGAGGGTGTCCGACTCGCCGACGGTGACCTCATCGCTGCCGACATGGTGATTGTCGGCATCGGCGTCGTGCCCAACGTCGAGCTCGCCGACGAAGCTGGTGTGGCCGTGGACGACGGCATCGTCATCGACGGGCACGGGCGGACCAATGATCCGCACATCTTCGCGGCCGGCGACTGCGCCACCTTCCTCGATCGTCGCTACGGACGTCAGATACGTCTGGAGTCGGTCCCCAATGCGGTCGAGCACGCCAAGACCGTCGCCGCGACGATCTGCGGGAAGGACAAGGAGATCGCGGCACTGCCGTGGTTCTGGTCGGATCAGTTCGACCTGAAGCTGCAGATCGCGGGCCTCAACACTGGCTTCGACGAGATCGTGCTGCGGGGCGACCCGGCGGCCGGGCGTGGCTTCGCGTGCTTCTACTTCAACGGCGGGCAACTGATTGCCGCCGACTGTGTCAACCGGCCGCAGGAGTTCGCCTTCGCCAAGCGCGCCCTCACCCAAGGGCTGTCGCCGAACCGAGATCTCTTGGCCGATCCTGACACCGTGCTGCTCTCCCTGCTGACAGCGGCACCCGTCACCGCAGGCTGA
- a CDS encoding 2Fe-2S iron-sulfur cluster-binding protein, giving the protein MNPLTHEEITMRPVTFIEHDGTAHEVAILEGESLMEMALGSAVPGIDGDCGGEAACGTCHIIVDSKWISTVGTRSEQEGQMLEMSPECESSSRLACQVTACEALAGLTVRLPEFQM; this is encoded by the coding sequence ATGAATCCGCTCACCCACGAGGAAATCACCATGCGACCTGTCACCTTCATCGAGCACGACGGCACCGCCCACGAAGTGGCGATCCTGGAAGGAGAGTCGCTCATGGAGATGGCTCTGGGGAGCGCCGTTCCGGGTATCGACGGCGACTGCGGCGGCGAGGCCGCGTGCGGCACCTGCCACATCATCGTCGACAGCAAGTGGATCTCGACCGTCGGCACTCGCAGCGAACAGGAGGGCCAGATGCTCGAGATGTCCCCCGAATGCGAGTCGAGCTCGCGGTTGGCGTGTCAGGTCACGGCATGCGAGGCCTTGGCCGGACTGACGGTGCGCCTTCCCGAGTTCCAGATGTAG
- a CDS encoding transglutaminase-like domain-containing protein: MIQSPEAFLGATEFLDIEHEAVREFTAVAVGSASTDRERSARLFTAVRDQIWYDPYSASEDPAHYRASFVLEAGRAYCVPKAVLLTAVCRAAGIPARLGFADVRNHLQTESLRSLMSGSDLFVYHGYSSLFIDGKWVKATPAFNSELCARFGVPPVEFDGERDALMHAFTADGTQHMEYVRDRGVFDDLPLTEILTELRRSYGSLLVTSAAPVADEFTEAPATNASSGGSSRPLDSPADRR; the protein is encoded by the coding sequence ATGATTCAGTCGCCGGAAGCTTTCCTTGGAGCCACGGAGTTTCTCGACATCGAGCACGAGGCTGTCCGCGAGTTCACGGCAGTGGCAGTTGGTAGTGCGAGCACCGATCGAGAGAGGTCGGCTCGTTTGTTCACGGCGGTCCGCGATCAGATTTGGTACGACCCCTACTCGGCGTCGGAAGACCCTGCTCACTACCGAGCGAGCTTCGTCCTAGAAGCGGGGCGTGCCTACTGCGTTCCCAAGGCGGTGCTGCTGACTGCGGTGTGCCGGGCCGCCGGGATCCCGGCTCGGCTCGGCTTCGCCGACGTCCGTAATCATCTGCAGACTGAGTCACTGCGCAGCCTCATGAGCGGGTCGGACTTGTTCGTTTACCACGGCTACAGCTCGCTCTTCATCGACGGTAAATGGGTGAAGGCGACGCCCGCGTTCAACTCCGAGCTGTGCGCTCGATTCGGCGTTCCCCCGGTCGAGTTCGATGGCGAGCGCGACGCGCTGATGCATGCCTTCACCGCCGACGGAACTCAGCATATGGAGTACGTCCGGGACCGTGGTGTCTTCGACGACTTGCCGCTGACCGAGATCCTGACGGAGCTTCGGCGTTCCTATGGGTCGCTATTGGTCACCTCCGCGGCGCCAGTCGCGGATGAGTTCACTGAAGCTCCTGCCACCAACGCATCCTCCGGTGGCAGCTCTCGTCCGCTCGACTCGCCGGCGGATCGCCGATGA
- a CDS encoding aldehyde dehydrogenase family protein, producing the protein MSTTTAHALQVLNPIDGQLIASLPGDDRESVDKVAAGLRDAQVAWCDTDPRDRARWMRLWRDWILAHTEELTDLLQAETGKVRPDALVETTVSCEFITYYADHAEEFLADEKIKSAGLLSLPKRLSTSYHPYPVVGLITPWNFPITLFLMDAAPALAAGCAVLAKSSEETPLTCARVVEGWTEIGAPPVLAHVVGSGATGAAVVDAVDYVQFTGSTATGRAVAVRCAELLKPVSLELGGKDPAIVLEDADLARAVEGIAWGGLFNAGQVCISVERVYVVADIYDEFVERLIKRVQSLTQGAAAGDDVGAMVTTRQVDIADRHVTEAVAAGARVAAGGTRGASGNYYAPTVLVDVTHEMACMTEETFGPTIPVMRVADEDEAVRLANDSVYGLSATVWTRDHARAQRIARRLEAGAVNINDVFSNLFASALPHSGWKVSGIGARLGGAYGMRKYCRVQALTQPRIPVLARELTWYPYTSRRTAIAGTVLRAVAGRGLRQRLGLSKEKCK; encoded by the coding sequence ATGAGCACGACCACCGCCCACGCACTGCAGGTTCTCAACCCCATCGACGGTCAGTTGATTGCATCGCTCCCCGGGGATGATCGCGAGTCCGTGGACAAGGTTGCGGCGGGTCTTCGCGATGCTCAGGTTGCTTGGTGCGACACCGACCCGCGAGACCGGGCGAGGTGGATGCGCCTTTGGCGGGACTGGATTCTGGCGCACACCGAAGAGCTCACGGACCTGCTACAGGCGGAGACGGGCAAGGTGCGCCCCGATGCACTTGTCGAAACCACGGTGTCTTGCGAGTTCATCACCTACTACGCCGACCACGCGGAAGAGTTTCTCGCAGACGAGAAGATCAAGTCGGCAGGGCTGCTGAGCCTGCCGAAGCGCTTGTCCACGTCCTATCACCCCTACCCCGTTGTCGGACTCATCACGCCGTGGAACTTTCCGATCACTCTTTTCCTCATGGATGCAGCACCAGCTCTGGCTGCCGGGTGTGCCGTCCTCGCGAAGTCCTCGGAGGAAACCCCGTTGACGTGTGCGCGTGTCGTCGAGGGGTGGACCGAAATCGGCGCTCCTCCGGTCCTGGCTCACGTAGTTGGGAGTGGCGCCACCGGAGCTGCGGTGGTGGACGCCGTTGATTACGTGCAGTTTACCGGTTCGACAGCCACAGGTCGGGCGGTCGCCGTCCGCTGTGCTGAGCTCCTGAAGCCGGTGAGCCTCGAGCTGGGCGGCAAGGACCCGGCGATCGTGCTGGAGGACGCTGATCTTGCGCGCGCCGTGGAAGGCATCGCTTGGGGAGGACTGTTCAATGCTGGCCAGGTCTGCATCTCTGTCGAGCGCGTCTACGTAGTCGCGGACATCTACGACGAGTTCGTCGAACGGCTGATCAAGCGAGTGCAGTCTCTGACTCAGGGCGCTGCAGCCGGTGACGATGTCGGGGCGATGGTCACGACGAGGCAGGTTGACATCGCTGATCGCCACGTGACGGAGGCCGTGGCCGCTGGCGCTCGGGTTGCCGCCGGAGGTACTCGGGGTGCCTCAGGGAACTACTACGCGCCGACCGTGCTGGTCGATGTCACCCATGAGATGGCCTGCATGACCGAAGAGACGTTCGGCCCAACCATCCCTGTCATGCGTGTGGCCGACGAGGACGAGGCCGTGCGCTTGGCCAATGACTCGGTCTACGGTCTGTCCGCAACCGTCTGGACCCGTGACCATGCTCGTGCGCAGCGCATCGCGCGCCGGCTTGAGGCGGGTGCCGTCAACATCAACGATGTCTTCAGCAACCTGTTCGCCAGCGCGCTGCCGCATAGTGGCTGGAAGGTCTCAGGCATAGGAGCGCGTCTCGGCGGTGCCTACGGGATGCGAAAGTACTGCCGGGTCCAAGCGCTGACCCAGCCAAGGATCCCGGTTCTGGCACGAGAGCTCACGTGGTACCCGTACACCTCCCGACGTACGGCCATCGCCGGAACAGTGTTGCGCGCGGTCGCCGGTCGCGGACTGCGGCAACGTCTCGGCCTCAGCAAGGAGAAGTGCAAGTGA
- a CDS encoding SDR family oxidoreductase, translating into MTTKSAGASAKTVAITGGARGIGYETAKELIRRGHRVAIGDIDEVRAKDTAAELGVDVVTRLDVTDPESFLAFLDLVEAELGPLDVLINNAGIMPTGAAHQEEDAVTRRQVEINILGVIFGSKLALQRMLPRRAGHIINTASLAGELAVPGLATYCATKFAVIGFTEAARQEYRKSGIQLSTVRPTFTNTELVAGTTGAKGLRNAEPEEIARATADLIENPRPFVRVTRLAGGVIAAMKFVPTRLSTGLGSALGADSVFLEDVDTAARQAYLNRIRDN; encoded by the coding sequence GTGACGACGAAGAGTGCAGGTGCCTCGGCGAAGACCGTGGCTATCACCGGCGGTGCCCGGGGCATCGGTTATGAAACCGCCAAGGAACTGATCCGGCGGGGCCACCGGGTCGCCATCGGCGACATCGATGAAGTCCGCGCCAAGGACACCGCCGCTGAGCTCGGTGTGGACGTCGTGACGCGGCTCGATGTGACGGACCCCGAGTCGTTCCTTGCGTTCCTCGATCTGGTTGAAGCCGAGCTCGGTCCCCTCGACGTGTTGATCAACAATGCCGGAATTATGCCCACCGGCGCCGCGCACCAGGAAGAGGACGCGGTGACCCGACGCCAGGTGGAGATCAACATCCTCGGGGTCATCTTCGGGAGCAAGCTTGCCCTTCAACGGATGCTGCCGAGGCGTGCCGGGCACATCATCAACACGGCATCGCTGGCTGGCGAGCTTGCCGTTCCCGGTCTGGCGACGTACTGCGCCACAAAGTTCGCGGTCATCGGTTTCACCGAGGCAGCCCGACAGGAGTACCGCAAGTCCGGCATCCAGCTGTCCACCGTCCGGCCGACGTTCACCAACACGGAGCTCGTCGCCGGAACTACTGGGGCAAAAGGGCTGCGAAACGCCGAGCCGGAAGAGATCGCTCGGGCCACAGCCGACTTGATCGAGAATCCCCGTCCCTTTGTGAGGGTCACCCGTTTGGCCGGCGGCGTCATCGCGGCTATGAAGTTCGTTCCGACGCGGCTCTCTACCGGTCTTGGCTCCGCTCTAGGCGCGGACTCGGTGTTCCTCGAAGATGTCGACACGGCAGCTCGGCAGGCCTATCTGAATCGCATCCGCGACAACTGA
- a CDS encoding BtrH N-terminal domain-containing protein, with protein MPNASLIREYPHQMGGHCGSGALRDLLHWSGLGWDGPPREGLVFALGGALGLSYVQSDGLAPPIYLVGRGSDFEVDLPVRLGGDVQVLTTDDPAEGWSWVRDEVDAGRPSLVWGDIAELPYLRVKLQMSRHDIVVVGYDESEGVAYVVDNDRADVQEVPLDALARARSSTSFPEPTRHCTYRISWPESLPNISGVAAEAFKQSATRMRNPTGPGIVDLTSATSGAEGLEGVRLLASDTETWSDLAAHESEVLLFSLSAFIEKAGTGGGLFRRLLADGCEDVARLTGDAATADLAEVALRCAQAWTQTARAGVQRDVDVQARAEAVALAASVLPQLESDVVDALESAATSLTVEGR; from the coding sequence ATGCCGAACGCGAGCCTCATCCGGGAGTATCCCCATCAGATGGGCGGGCATTGCGGCTCCGGCGCCTTGCGCGACCTGCTGCACTGGAGTGGTCTTGGATGGGATGGCCCGCCTCGTGAGGGCCTTGTCTTCGCCCTCGGTGGTGCACTAGGCCTCTCGTACGTCCAATCGGATGGCTTGGCGCCCCCGATCTACCTCGTCGGTCGAGGCTCGGACTTCGAAGTCGATCTCCCGGTGCGTTTGGGGGGAGATGTGCAGGTACTCACCACTGACGATCCTGCCGAAGGGTGGTCATGGGTCCGAGACGAGGTGGACGCGGGACGTCCCAGTTTGGTGTGGGGGGACATCGCCGAACTGCCGTACCTGCGGGTCAAGTTGCAGATGAGCCGCCACGACATTGTGGTGGTCGGATACGACGAGAGCGAGGGTGTGGCCTACGTCGTGGACAACGATCGAGCCGATGTCCAAGAGGTCCCGCTCGACGCCCTGGCGCGAGCCCGGTCGTCGACATCTTTCCCGGAGCCGACACGCCATTGCACCTATCGGATCTCCTGGCCCGAATCGTTGCCGAACATCTCGGGCGTCGCGGCAGAAGCCTTCAAACAGTCCGCGACCAGGATGCGCAATCCAACAGGACCGGGGATCGTCGATCTCACGTCGGCGACCAGCGGGGCTGAAGGTCTGGAGGGCGTGAGGCTGCTTGCCTCGGACACTGAGACGTGGTCCGACCTTGCTGCGCACGAGTCTGAGGTTCTCCTCTTCAGCCTGAGCGCCTTCATCGAAAAGGCGGGCACCGGCGGTGGGTTGTTCCGTCGGCTACTCGCCGACGGTTGCGAGGACGTCGCTCGCTTGACCGGAGACGCGGCAACCGCCGATCTGGCCGAGGTCGCCCTCCGGTGCGCGCAGGCGTGGACGCAGACCGCTCGCGCCGGTGTCCAGCGCGATGTCGACGTACAGGCGCGGGCGGAGGCGGTCGCCCTGGCGGCCAGCGTCCTGCCTCAGCTGGAGTCGGACGTGGTCGACGCCCTTGAGTCCGCCGCGACCTCCCTGACGGTCGAGGGTCGCTGA